In Gammaproteobacteria bacterium (ex Lamellibrachia satsuma), a single genomic region encodes these proteins:
- a CDS encoding CbiX/SirB N-terminal domain-containing protein, producing MNRALLIVAHGSRREASNEEIRRLTERVRAEAGDSYHSVICAFLELADPSIPAGIEQCITEGAEEVVVLPYFLSAGRHVSLDIPQEVEVTQRKHPGVRIRIAPYLGGADGISAMLLDCVR from the coding sequence GTGAACCGGGCGCTGCTGATTGTGGCACACGGCAGTCGCCGGGAGGCCTCCAACGAAGAGATCCGGCGGCTGACGGAGCGGGTGAGAGCAGAGGCAGGGGATAGCTACCATTCTGTGATTTGCGCCTTTCTGGAACTTGCCGACCCCTCCATTCCTGCGGGGATCGAGCAGTGCATCACCGAGGGCGCGGAAGAGGTGGTCGTGCTGCCCTATTTCCTCTCTGCAGGTCGGCATGTGAGCCTCGATATTCCACAGGAGGTGGAGGTTACCCAACGCAAGCATCCCGGGGTCAGGATCAGGATTGCCCCCTATCTGGGCGGTGCCGATGGGATATCCGCTATGTTGCTTGACTGCGTGAGATAG